A stretch of the Comamonas testosteroni TK102 genome encodes the following:
- a CDS encoding RtcB family protein — protein sequence MSEQNYQLLEVAGGVPVKMWTKGVPVEAEARQQLANAARLPIVFKHIAAMPDVHLGIGATIGSVIPTVKAIIPAAVGVDIGCGMMAAKTTLRAEDLPDSLATLRSAIEKAVPHGSAPKSRGRDPGAWENPPDLVDQKWATLADEFDALCELHPRLEKTNNRKHLGTLGSGNHFVEVCLDEVGFVWFMLHSGSRGVGNAIGNHFIELARKDAELHQRNLPDRDLAYLEEGARYFGDYVRAVSWAQKFAISNREVMMANLIATVRQVIAKPFESHVEAVNCHHNYVQKEHHFGEDVFVTRKGAVSARRGEMGIIPGSMGARSYIVRGLGNPESFESCSHGAGRVMSRTKAKKLYSVADQIKATEGVECRKDEGVIDEIPMAYKDIDAVMAAQKDLVEVVHTLKQVICVKG from the coding sequence ATGTCCGAACAGAATTACCAACTGCTGGAAGTCGCTGGCGGCGTGCCCGTCAAGATGTGGACCAAGGGCGTGCCCGTGGAAGCCGAGGCCCGGCAACAACTGGCCAACGCCGCTCGCCTGCCCATTGTCTTCAAACATATTGCCGCCATGCCCGATGTGCATCTGGGCATTGGTGCCACCATCGGCTCGGTGATTCCCACCGTCAAGGCCATCATCCCCGCAGCCGTCGGCGTGGATATCGGCTGCGGCATGATGGCCGCCAAGACCACACTGCGCGCCGAAGACCTGCCCGACAGCCTGGCCACGCTGCGCTCGGCCATTGAAAAAGCCGTGCCCCATGGCTCGGCACCCAAAAGCCGTGGCCGCGACCCTGGTGCCTGGGAGAACCCTCCCGATCTGGTGGACCAGAAATGGGCCACGCTGGCCGACGAGTTCGACGCGCTGTGCGAGCTGCACCCGCGCCTGGAAAAGACCAATAACCGCAAGCACCTGGGAACTCTGGGTAGCGGCAATCACTTTGTGGAAGTGTGCCTGGACGAGGTGGGCTTTGTCTGGTTCATGCTGCACTCGGGCTCGCGTGGCGTGGGCAATGCCATCGGCAACCATTTCATCGAGCTGGCCAGAAAAGACGCCGAGCTGCATCAGCGCAATCTGCCCGACCGGGACCTGGCCTACCTTGAAGAAGGAGCCCGCTACTTTGGCGACTATGTGCGCGCAGTTTCGTGGGCGCAGAAGTTCGCCATAAGCAACCGCGAGGTGATGATGGCCAACCTGATCGCCACCGTGCGCCAGGTGATTGCCAAGCCTTTCGAGTCCCATGTGGAGGCCGTGAACTGCCACCACAACTATGTGCAAAAGGAACACCACTTTGGCGAGGATGTGTTCGTCACCCGCAAGGGTGCCGTGAGCGCCAGGCGCGGCGAGATGGGCATCATCCCCGGCAGCATGGGCGCGCGCAGCTATATCGTGCGCGGCCTGGGCAACCCCGAGAGCTTTGAAAGCTGCAGCCACGGCGCGGGCCGCGTAATGAGCCGCACCAAGGCCAAGAAGCTGTACTCGGTGGCTGACCAGATCAAGGCCACCGAAGGCGTGGAATGCCGCAAGGACGAGGGCGTGATCGACGAGATCCCCATGGCCTACAAGGACATCGACGCCGTCATGGCCGCCCAGAAAGACCTGGTGGAAGTGGTCCATACCCTCAAGCAGGTGATCTGCGTCAAGGGTTAG
- a CDS encoding vWA domain-containing protein, producing MVNTQLFQTSRGALTAAANTINQEGAAAYAFSPRHQLAQMAVTGCLSQTFYASGQDQLEQLGNLVLEVDTRFTAQTAIYARQRGYMKDVPATLAAALAVWDTALLSQVFGRVIDNGKMLRNFVQIVRSGAMGRKSLGSAPKKLVQNWLLNASEKQLLSAAVGNTPSLADVVKMVHPKPREAWRSAWFAWLIGKPFDEAALPPITQAFERFKRDAAQGLLSAELPDVPFQMLTALELNAQQWAQIARNGSWQMVRQNLNTFARHGVFEIQGMAALIARKLADAGAVARARAMPYQLLSAYQAAGEQVPAQVRDALQDAMEHAIANVPCFAGAVVVCPDVSGSMHSPVTGYRAGATSAVRCIDVTGLMAAAVLRKNRTARVLPFEQKVVKLELNGRDSVMTNATRLAKIGGGGTNCSAPLKQLADEKARVDMVIMVSDNESWVDGVRRGATETMQQWERIKQRNPDARLVCIDIQPYGTTQAMERDDILNVGGFSDAVFDVVASFAEGRLGAEHWVGEIEKIALEPQ from the coding sequence ATGGTCAACACGCAATTGTTTCAAACCAGCCGCGGTGCACTGACTGCAGCGGCCAACACGATCAATCAGGAAGGCGCCGCAGCCTATGCCTTCAGCCCCCGCCACCAGTTGGCCCAGATGGCCGTGACCGGCTGCCTGAGCCAGACTTTCTATGCCAGCGGTCAGGATCAGCTGGAGCAGCTGGGCAATCTGGTGCTTGAAGTGGACACGCGTTTTACAGCCCAGACGGCCATCTACGCCCGTCAACGCGGCTATATGAAGGACGTGCCAGCTACCTTGGCTGCCGCGCTGGCTGTCTGGGATACCGCGCTGCTGAGCCAGGTGTTCGGCCGCGTGATCGACAACGGCAAGATGCTGCGCAACTTTGTGCAGATCGTGCGCAGCGGCGCCATGGGTCGCAAGTCCCTGGGCTCGGCACCCAAGAAGCTGGTGCAGAACTGGCTGCTGAACGCGAGCGAGAAGCAGTTGCTCAGCGCTGCCGTGGGCAATACCCCTTCGCTGGCCGACGTGGTGAAGATGGTCCACCCCAAGCCCCGGGAGGCCTGGCGTTCCGCATGGTTTGCCTGGTTGATCGGCAAGCCTTTTGATGAGGCAGCGCTGCCGCCCATCACCCAGGCCTTCGAGCGCTTCAAGCGCGATGCGGCCCAGGGCCTGTTGAGTGCCGAGCTGCCTGATGTGCCGTTTCAGATGCTGACCGCGCTGGAGCTGAACGCCCAGCAATGGGCGCAGATCGCCCGCAACGGCTCATGGCAGATGGTGCGCCAGAACCTGAACACCTTTGCACGCCATGGCGTGTTCGAGATCCAGGGGATGGCGGCGCTGATTGCCCGCAAGCTGGCGGATGCCGGCGCCGTGGCCAGGGCCCGCGCCATGCCCTACCAGCTGCTGTCGGCCTACCAGGCTGCCGGCGAGCAGGTACCGGCCCAGGTGCGCGATGCGCTGCAGGATGCTATGGAGCATGCGATTGCCAACGTGCCCTGCTTTGCAGGAGCGGTGGTGGTCTGCCCCGATGTATCGGGCTCCATGCACAGCCCTGTGACGGGTTATCGCGCCGGAGCCACCTCGGCGGTGCGCTGCATCGATGTGACCGGCCTGATGGCCGCCGCCGTGCTGCGCAAGAACAGGACGGCCCGCGTGCTGCCCTTCGAGCAGAAGGTGGTGAAGCTGGAGCTCAACGGCCGCGACTCGGTGATGACCAATGCGACCAGGCTGGCAAAGATCGGCGGCGGCGGCACCAACTGCAGTGCACCACTGAAGCAGCTGGCCGATGAAAAGGCCCGGGTGGATATGGTGATCATGGTCTCGGACAACGAGTCCTGGGTCGATGGCGTGCGCCGCGGTGCTACCGAGACCATGCAGCAGTGGGAGCGCATCAAGCAGCGCAACCCCGACGCCCGGCTGGTCTGCATAGACATCCAGCCCTATGGCACGACGCAGGCCATGGAGCGTGACGACATTCTGAATGTCGGCGGCTTCAGCGATGCGGTATTCGATGTGGTGGCAAGTTTTGCCGAAGGCAGGCTTGGTGCCGAGCACTGGGTGGGCGAGATCGAGAAGATCGCTCTCGAACCTCAGTGA
- a CDS encoding nucleotidyltransferase domain-containing protein, translated as MQTVEQAFKPQESVLSAHPISGAMRSAVLAQLKALEREHDVKVLFACESGSRGWGFASPDSDYDVRFVYVPRLPWYLRTRAGRDVIELPVSAELDVSGWELRKALQLMQASNPVLLEWLRSPVVYCSETAWVKRLHELALQSFSPVRGYHHYLSMARKTMKNHLRPDNELVKYKKYFYALRPLLAARWIREIGGVPPMRFAELATALLHDAELLSELNALLTVKMRAGEAATSAPWSRIQEFLRTELDLAEQYAPQAKPLSAETVQAADAFLLEAVTHFNTQSSRKNQEQEE; from the coding sequence ATGCAAACCGTTGAACAAGCATTCAAACCCCAAGAGAGCGTGCTGAGCGCGCACCCGATATCCGGCGCCATGCGCAGTGCCGTGCTAGCCCAGCTCAAGGCACTCGAGCGCGAACACGATGTGAAGGTGCTGTTTGCCTGCGAATCAGGCAGCCGCGGCTGGGGCTTTGCTTCGCCCGACAGCGACTATGACGTGCGCTTTGTCTATGTGCCACGCCTGCCCTGGTATCTGCGCACCCGCGCGGGCCGCGATGTGATCGAGCTGCCTGTGAGCGCCGAGCTGGACGTGAGCGGCTGGGAACTGCGCAAGGCGCTGCAGCTGATGCAGGCGTCCAACCCGGTGCTGCTGGAGTGGCTGCGCTCGCCCGTGGTCTATTGCAGCGAGACCGCCTGGGTCAAGCGCCTGCACGAGCTGGCGCTGCAGAGCTTTTCGCCCGTGCGCGGCTATCACCACTATCTGTCCATGGCGCGCAAGACCATGAAGAACCACTTGCGCCCGGACAACGAGCTCGTGAAGTACAAAAAATACTTTTACGCGCTGCGCCCCCTGCTGGCCGCACGCTGGATACGAGAGATCGGCGGCGTGCCGCCGATGCGCTTTGCCGAGCTCGCGACGGCGCTGCTGCATGATGCCGAGCTGCTCAGCGAACTCAATGCCTTGCTGACGGTCAAGATGCGCGCCGGCGAAGCGGCCACCAGCGCCCCCTGGTCTCGCATACAGGAATTTCTGCGGACCGAGCTGGACCTGGCCGAGCAATATGCGCCGCAGGCCAAGCCATTGAGTGCCGAAACGGTGCAAGCCGCCGATGCGTTTTTGCTGGAGGCCGTAACGCACTTCAACACCCAATCATCAAGAAAAAATCAAGAACAAGAGGAATAG
- the rtcA gene encoding RNA 3'-terminal phosphate cyclase, with amino-acid sequence MIEIDGSQGEGGGQILRSALALSMCTGQAFALTRIRAGRSKPGLMRQHLTCVHAATEISSARVEGAALHSQTLHFTPGTVRCGSYTFNVGSAGSCTLVLQTVWPALMLAAGDSRVQLRGGTHNPMAPPFHFLERSYAPLLRRLGAPVQLSLQRHGFYPAGGGEFEAVIGGAREVLTPFDLNERGSALEAYADCLAPALPSSIARRELNKLATLMAWQPGQLRQAGVRQNEGPGNALLGTLVHEQVTEVFTEFGEKGVTAEAVATQLAQQMRRYQSSDGALGPHLADQWVLPLALAVHLRGQPASYSCTQLTPHALSNFAVIQRFLPVRITTESGAHAHQVQIAPG; translated from the coding sequence ATGATAGAAATCGACGGCTCCCAGGGTGAAGGCGGCGGCCAGATACTGCGCAGCGCCTTGGCCCTGTCCATGTGCACGGGCCAGGCTTTTGCCTTGACCCGGATCCGTGCGGGCCGCTCCAAGCCCGGGCTGATGCGCCAGCACCTCACCTGCGTTCACGCAGCCACCGAAATCAGCAGCGCCCGGGTGGAAGGTGCAGCGCTGCATTCGCAAACACTGCACTTCACGCCCGGCACCGTGCGCTGCGGCAGCTATACGTTCAATGTGGGCTCGGCCGGCAGCTGCACCTTGGTGCTGCAGACCGTGTGGCCCGCGCTGATGCTGGCCGCTGGCGACAGCCGTGTCCAGCTCAGGGGCGGCACGCACAACCCCATGGCTCCGCCCTTTCATTTTCTGGAGCGCAGTTATGCACCGCTGCTGCGCCGCCTTGGTGCGCCTGTGCAACTGAGCCTGCAGCGCCACGGCTTCTACCCCGCCGGAGGCGGCGAGTTCGAGGCCGTGATCGGCGGCGCCAGAGAGGTGCTGACTCCTTTTGACCTTAACGAACGAGGCAGCGCTCTAGAGGCTTATGCGGACTGCCTGGCCCCGGCCCTGCCTTCGTCGATTGCCCGGCGCGAGCTCAACAAGCTGGCCACCCTCATGGCCTGGCAGCCCGGGCAGCTGCGCCAAGCCGGCGTGCGCCAGAACGAGGGCCCTGGCAATGCGCTGCTGGGCACGCTGGTGCACGAGCAGGTGACCGAGGTCTTTACCGAATTCGGCGAAAAAGGCGTAACCGCCGAAGCCGTGGCCACCCAGCTGGCACAGCAAATGCGCCGCTACCAAAGCAGCGATGGCGCTCTGGGCCCGCACCTGGCTGACCAGTGGGTGCTGCCGCTGGCGCTGGCCGTGCATTTGCGCGGCCAGCCCGCCAGCTATAGCTGCACGCAGTTGACGCCCCACGCATTGAGCAACTTCGCGGTGATTCAGCGCTTTCTGCCTGTGCGGATCACAACAGAGTCCGGGGCGCATGCCCATCAGGTGCAGATCGCCCCGGGCTGA